Part of the Flagellimonas eckloniae genome, TTCATTTTGTATAATTGTTTGTGTTTGTAATTTTTATTTGTCCAATTGTACCTGAGCTTTGGATATTTTCACAGCCTTCTCTTTTTCTTTGCTGACCAAAATCAATAATGAAGGCAAGAGGATAAAATCAATAATTAATGCAGCTATAATAATGATTACAGTTATTCGTGCCATATAGCTATTTAGGGCAAAAGAGGAAGTGGACAATACGGTAAAACCTGCCAATAGCACTACCGTTGTTGTTACTAAGGCTTTGCCCACAGTTTCAAAGGCATAAATGATTGCTGCCTTCGCATCGTATCCCATCTCTCTTCGTGCTCTTAAAAATTTGCTCATAAAGTGAACGGTGTCGTCCACAATAATTCCCAAAGTCATTCCAAAAACAATTACCATCCCAGTATTGATGGTTCCCTTAAGCAGGTACCAAAGACCAAATCCAACTAGGACAGGGGTAACATTTGGAATAATACTCAATAATCCCAACTTCAAATTCTTTAAGGCTATCATCAGTACTAGTGAAATAAGGATAAGTGCAATAATATTTCCCTTTACCATGCTATCAGCCTGTCTAAAACCCAGTTTGGAAAACATTAGGGTAGGGCTTACCGCAAGGGCATGCATGGATTCTGGCGCATTGTCTTTCAACCATTTTTCCGATCTTTCGGCAAATGCTATCATTTCCGCACTAGAATTGTTTTCAAGGGTTACGGTAACTCTGGATTCTGATTTGTCCACATTTATCTGGTTGTTCAAATCCAAACCAAAGGGAAGCGAAAGTTCATACAATAAAAGATATTGCGCAGCCTCTTCCCTATTCTTAGGAACCCTGTAAAAAGTTTCATCATCTCCATGCATAGATCGATTTACCCTCCGAGCAACTTCACTAAATGCATTGACATGCACTACTTCTGGTTGATCTTCCAGCCAATCTTCAAATTCGGTAAGTTTTTGTAGGTATTCGGGATTATTGATTCCTCCACTTTCTCCACTTCCAACTGATAATTCAACATTGTAAAACCCGGTTAGGTTTTCGTTTATAAAATCACTGTCTTGTCTAAATTGAACCGTCGTATCAAAATATTCAACAAATTCATCGTTAAACACATTTTTCCCTGCCAAAAAGGTCAATACAGCAATAACTACAATTGAAATTATAGTAAGCCTAACCGGTTGTTTTACAACGTACATTCCCAACTTGGTATACCACCCCATCTTTTCTTCTCTTTGTTCACGCACTTTTTTGGATTTCCAAATTGGAAAAATGGCCATCAAGGCTGGTAAGGTGGTAGTAGAAAATAAAAAAGCCATGCACATACCAAAGGCAACGATATTTCCTAAATCCCAAAACGGTGGTACATCCCCATAATTCAGGGTCAAAAATCCAATTACGGTTGTTAAGCTGGTAATGAATACGGGCATAAAGTTCAATCGCATGGATTCAACCAACGCCTCCTTTTTTTCCAATCCATCCTTACGAACCTTTTGAAGATAGGTGATAAGTATATGGATACTGTCCGCTACCGCCAACGTTAATATCATTGTTGGAAAAACGGCTGAAGGTGGTGTTAATTTGATTCCATTCAAGCCAATAAATCCTACCGCACTCATAATCGAGAATAGTACCACAATCAAGGTTGCAATGGTGGCAAAAATATTTCGGGTCAATACAAATGTTACGACCACAACGATTAACAGCATCAATAGCGTAAGCATTAAATCTCGCTGTGATGCTTCAAAAAATGCAGTGTTTAATGGAACCAATCCTGTTGTATAGACATCAAATTGAGGGTGGCTTTCCTTAAATTTGGATATCATTTCTCGGGTAGCTATCGTTACCTCAGGAATTTCTGCAGCACTATTTTCACCAGGTAAACGTACCGTAACATTTATGGCGGTTACACTTCCTTCCTCATTTATAATCCTATGAACCAAGAGCGGTTCCTTAAGTGCTTTTTCACGGATTTCCAGAATTTCTGCATCTGTTTTACTTGCTGAATCATAGGAAAGGTCGTCAACGTAAAGATCATCCGCATTTGCGCTTGTGTGCTGAAAATTGGTTACGGCATCTACTCGAGACGAATAAGGGGTATTCCATGCATCTGCTGTCAATTCTTCTATGGCAATGAGGTTTTCCCTAGTAAAAACATTGCCGTTTTTAGGAGCTAGGACTAAAATGATATTATCATCCTTGGTATATTTTTCCTGTAGTGCATCAAATGCCTCAAGTTCTGGATTGGATTCACTAAAAAAAACATGATAATCTCCATCAAATTCCATTTTCCCTTGGGAGCCAAGTCCCACGGCCAATAAAATGGTCAATAATAGAACAGGCCATTTATATTTAATTACAAAATTGGCCCAGTTTCTGGCAAATGCATTTGTTGCATTCTTTGTCTTTTGGATTGCGTTCATTTATTTAAGGTTTATTAATAGGTTTCTTTTTTGAGACGATTTGGATTGTTTTAATTGGACAAGGTTTTAATTATTATTTTTTACTAGTTGTCTGGTCAACTATTGTTTTTACAGTAAATATTATTATATATTCAAAATATTGGCTATTTAATAGATGACTGGTCATCTATTAAATTCATTAAAAAAAATTATTTCACAATAAGCCTTCGTATCATGGCTGTAAAATTATCAACCGGGTAAGAACTATTTTGTTCCTTCATTGATACCATAGCACCCCTACCTGCATCTTCAATAAACGCAGCCAAATCAATTGCATTAATCTTGTCATCAATTTCACCAGCTTCCTGTGCTTCTCGAATTACCGAAGCAATATGCTCATTCAATGCTTCAGTCTTCTTTTGGATCGCCTTCCTAATTTCTTCATTATGCTCGGCCATTTCATTTGACAGGTTGGATGCCAAACATCCCATTTTACAGTTAAAATGTTCCTTTACAACTTTAGTTCGGTACTCATAAAAATTCAAGATTCGTTGTTTGGGAGAAACCGATTTGTCATCAAGAATTTCCAAAGCTGGCGGACACATGATTTCAAAATACTTGCCGATAGCTTTTACCACAAAATCTTCTTTACTCTTAAAGTAGAAATAAAACGAACCCTTTGGGACACCCGCTGCCTGTACTATATCATTAACACTGGTAGCATTATACCCTTTAGACCAAAGAATTTGCATTCCTTTTTCCAAAAGAGTGTCACATTTTAATTCACCTTTAATAGTTTTAACCTCCATCTGCCGTCAAAGATATGACCAGTCGTCTAGTAAAACAAAAGCCTATCGTTGTTTTTCATCAAAATTAACATTTTAAAGTAATAGTATTAATTAAACTATTGTTTTTCAGAAATTTACATTTCCTTGTTTTTTTTATTCTCTTTTTACATTCCTCGAAATTCGATAAAAAAATTGGTTAACCAATTTCAGTGTTGTCACATTTATTCCCTATATTCGTTATCCAAAATTGGTTAACCAATTTTTTAAACCTTTCCTTATGGACTCTACCCGTAGAGATTTTGTCAAAAAAATTACTGCCTCAGCAAGCGCTGCCCCTTTCTTTACTTTCCCCTTTAATTCATGGTTACAAAGTGAAGACAGTAACAACAAACTAAACATTAGTATTTTTTCCAAACACCTTCAATTTTTGGACTATAAAACTACTGGAGAGATGGCTTCTGAAATGGGGTTTTCTGGAGTTGATTTAACCGTACGTCCTAAAGGACACGTGCTTCCGGAATTGGTAAAAACCGACCTGCCAAAAGCCATAAATAATATAAAAACTGGTGGTTCTTCCTGTAAAATGATTACCACCAGTATTGAAAGTGTGGACAATCCTTTGGATGTGGATATCATTGAAACGGCTGCTAAATCAGGAGTTGAATTTTACCGATCACATTGGTTCAAATATCAAGAAGGCAAAACCATGGATGCCTCTTTAGAGTTTTATCAAGAGGAAATAAAAAAACTTGGCGAACTCAATAAGCAAAACAATATTATTGGTTGTTATCAGAACCATGCTGGTACAGATGTTGGATCTGCTTTTTGGGAGATAAAAAAAATATTGGAAACAGCAGATTCCAACCATTTTGGGACTCAATATGATATTAGACATGCAATCGCCGAAGGTGGTTATTCATGGCAAAACGGTTTAAAACTTTTGCAGCCTCATATTAAAGTGATTGTTCTAAAGGATTTTAAATGGGGGAAGGTCAATGGAAAATTGAAAGCCTTAAACACCCCTATTGGAGAGGGTATGGTAGATTTTATAACCTATTTTAGGTTACTGAAAAAATATGGTCTACAACCACCCGTTTCCCTACACCTTGAATATCCGTTAGGTGGTGCCGAAAAAGGATTGTCAAAAATTACTGTAGATAAAAAAGTGGTATTTGATGCCATGAAGAAAGACCTTAACGCCGTTCAAACTTTGTGGGAACAGGCCTAACTGTCTTGATAACTAATATTAACTCAATCAAAAAACACTATACCGCTTTATGAAAAAACATTTAATTTTTGCACTACTCGCTTATTTGTTTATTGCCTGTAAAGAGCCTATTAACAATAGCTCAGTAAAGGTCAGCACTCCTGCAGAATTGGAAGAAGCAATTGCAAATGCCAGTCCTGGCAGTAAAATTGTTATGGCAAATGGTGTATGGAATGATTTGCAAATCCGATTTGTTGGAAAAGGAACTTCCAATAATCCAATAACTTTAAAGGCAGAAACTCCCGGTGAAGTAATTATTCAAGGAAAATCAGACTTAAAGTTTGGTGGTGAACATCTGATTGTAGACGGTCTATATTTCAAAAATGGTTATTCTCCTTCCTTCTCGGTAATTGAGTTCAAAATTGATGAAAACAAAGCCAATAATTGCCAAGTTACAAACTGCGTTATTGAGGGTTTTAATAAATTACAACGAAACCAAACCGATTTATGGGTTCTATTTCATGGAAGGAACAATACACTAGATCATTGCTATATTGCCGGAAAATCCAATCGTGGGCCGACTGTTAGAGTGGATCTTGACGGAAATGAAAGCATCAAAAATTATCATCAAATAGTTAATAACCATTTTGGTCCAAGACCTCCAAAAGGTGGAGCGAGCGCAGAGACCATACAAATTGGTACAAGTTCCACTTCAATGACTCCAAGCCACACTTTGGTGGCCAACAATCTTTTTGAGCACTGTAACGGAGAGGTTGAAATCATCTCTAGCAAGGCCAATTACAATGAATTCAGAGGCAATGTTTTTTACAAATCTGAAGGCTCTTTAGTGACAAGACATGGTAACTATTGCACTATCGATGGCAACTATTTTATAGGCGATGAAGACAATGAGAACATAGGCGGTATTAGAATTATTGGTACGGGGCATTGGATTACAAATAACTATCTGCTAAATCTAAAAGGACAAAATTTCAGAAGTCCGCTGGCCGTAATGAACGGCATACCAAAATCTTCGTTAAATAGATACAAACAGGTAACAGATGTTGTTGTAGCCCATAATTCATGGATTAACTGCAAATCTCCATTGCAGTTTGGAGTAGGATCTAATCTTAGTCAAAAAGATGTGCTTCCCGCTTCTGAAATTCGTTCTGCGGTACCCATACGAAGTACTGTAGCCAACAACCTTATCTATAATACAATTGGCGATGAAAGCCCCGTGGTTGCACATGATAAGATTGAGGGAATCAACTTTAAAAACAATATTATAAATAACCAAGGAACAACATTTAATACATTGGATGGGCTAAAACCCATTTCTTTTGAAATGAACTCCTTAACCGAAAATATCATGGTTCCATCGAATGATATTCAGGAAGATGTATTTGTTGGTTTTGAATTTGAGACTATTGATAAAGATCTATTTGGAAATTCAAGAGCGGACAAAAATGCTGTTGGAGCAGTTGTAAATAAAGATGTGGTCGATTCTAAAATTCTAGACAAATCAAAATATGGAACTGATTGGTATTCTATTAACAATACAACTGATACAAAGACCTTATCCATGGTATCACAAAATGATGATTTAGCTTCCAAAATAGCTGAGGCTGATGAAGGAAGTATCATATCCTTGGAAGCAGGAACATATCAGATTGAAAAATCCATTCCAATTGATAAAAAGATAACGATTCAATCCAAAGATGAAAACAACAAGGCAACCATCATTTATTCTGGTGGAGCGGAAACCCCCGCCTTTGAAATGAATCCGAAAGGAGAACTGACTCTGAGCAATCTTGCATTGAAAGGGGAAGACACCCAATATGCCTTTGCAAGCCTCAAGAAAAATATGTCGAGCCTATACAATCTTAAGGTATCAAATTGTGAAATAAGTAATTTTGATTATGTCCTGAAAGGCTATAAATTATCATTTTCAGAATATATTTCATTTGTTGGTTCTACATTGAAAAACTGTGAAAATGGAATAGAACTATCTGCCGAAACCGATGATAAAGGTGATTATAATGCAGAAAATGTGACCATTGAGAATTGCCAATTTGATAACATACGCAAAAATGTTATAGACTATTACCGAGGCGGGTATGACGAGTCAACGGTTGGTGGAACATTAATGGT contains:
- a CDS encoding efflux RND transporter permease subunit, translated to MNAIQKTKNATNAFARNWANFVIKYKWPVLLLTILLAVGLGSQGKMEFDGDYHVFFSESNPELEAFDALQEKYTKDDNIILVLAPKNGNVFTRENLIAIEELTADAWNTPYSSRVDAVTNFQHTSANADDLYVDDLSYDSASKTDAEILEIREKALKEPLLVHRIINEEGSVTAINVTVRLPGENSAAEIPEVTIATREMISKFKESHPQFDVYTTGLVPLNTAFFEASQRDLMLTLLMLLIVVVVTFVLTRNIFATIATLIVVLFSIMSAVGFIGLNGIKLTPPSAVFPTMILTLAVADSIHILITYLQKVRKDGLEKKEALVESMRLNFMPVFITSLTTVIGFLTLNYGDVPPFWDLGNIVAFGMCMAFLFSTTTLPALMAIFPIWKSKKVREQREEKMGWYTKLGMYVVKQPVRLTIISIVVIAVLTFLAGKNVFNDEFVEYFDTTVQFRQDSDFINENLTGFYNVELSVGSGESGGINNPEYLQKLTEFEDWLEDQPEVVHVNAFSEVARRVNRSMHGDDETFYRVPKNREEAAQYLLLYELSLPFGLDLNNQINVDKSESRVTVTLENNSSAEMIAFAERSEKWLKDNAPESMHALAVSPTLMFSKLGFRQADSMVKGNIIALILISLVLMIALKNLKLGLLSIIPNVTPVLVGFGLWYLLKGTINTGMVIVFGMTLGIIVDDTVHFMSKFLRARREMGYDAKAAIIYAFETVGKALVTTTVVLLAGFTVLSTSSFALNSYMARITVIIIIAALIIDFILLPSLLILVSKEKEKAVKISKAQVQLDK
- a CDS encoding TetR/AcrR family transcriptional regulator, translating into MEVKTIKGELKCDTLLEKGMQILWSKGYNATSVNDIVQAAGVPKGSFYFYFKSKEDFVVKAIGKYFEIMCPPALEILDDKSVSPKQRILNFYEYRTKVVKEHFNCKMGCLASNLSNEMAEHNEEIRKAIQKKTEALNEHIASVIREAQEAGEIDDKINAIDLAAFIEDAGRGAMVSMKEQNSSYPVDNFTAMIRRLIVK
- a CDS encoding sugar phosphate isomerase/epimerase family protein, whose protein sequence is MDSTRRDFVKKITASASAAPFFTFPFNSWLQSEDSNNKLNISIFSKHLQFLDYKTTGEMASEMGFSGVDLTVRPKGHVLPELVKTDLPKAINNIKTGGSSCKMITTSIESVDNPLDVDIIETAAKSGVEFYRSHWFKYQEGKTMDASLEFYQEEIKKLGELNKQNNIIGCYQNHAGTDVGSAFWEIKKILETADSNHFGTQYDIRHAIAEGGYSWQNGLKLLQPHIKVIVLKDFKWGKVNGKLKALNTPIGEGMVDFITYFRLLKKYGLQPPVSLHLEYPLGGAEKGLSKITVDKKVVFDAMKKDLNAVQTLWEQA
- a CDS encoding chondroitinase-B domain-containing protein produces the protein MKKHLIFALLAYLFIACKEPINNSSVKVSTPAELEEAIANASPGSKIVMANGVWNDLQIRFVGKGTSNNPITLKAETPGEVIIQGKSDLKFGGEHLIVDGLYFKNGYSPSFSVIEFKIDENKANNCQVTNCVIEGFNKLQRNQTDLWVLFHGRNNTLDHCYIAGKSNRGPTVRVDLDGNESIKNYHQIVNNHFGPRPPKGGASAETIQIGTSSTSMTPSHTLVANNLFEHCNGEVEIISSKANYNEFRGNVFYKSEGSLVTRHGNYCTIDGNYFIGDEDNENIGGIRIIGTGHWITNNYLLNLKGQNFRSPLAVMNGIPKSSLNRYKQVTDVVVAHNSWINCKSPLQFGVGSNLSQKDVLPASEIRSAVPIRSTVANNLIYNTIGDESPVVAHDKIEGINFKNNIINNQGTTFNTLDGLKPISFEMNSLTENIMVPSNDIQEDVFVGFEFETIDKDLFGNSRADKNAVGAVVNKDVVDSKILDKSKYGTDWYSINNTTDTKTLSMVSQNDDLASKIAEADEGSIISLEAGTYQIEKSIPIDKKITIQSKDENNKATIIYSGGAETPAFEMNPKGELTLSNLALKGEDTQYAFASLKKNMSSLYNLKVSNCEISNFDYVLKGYKLSFSEYISFVGSTLKNCENGIELSAETDDKGDYNAENVTIENCQFDNIRKNVIDYYRGGYDESTVGGTLMVSNSTFSNCGAKEDNGILLNTYGIINVDISKNTFTNNPVKLVALLWGAKNNTHSDNEIRNSGKLVVEENLKLKLMY